A region of the Ranitomeya imitator isolate aRanImi1 chromosome 10, aRanImi1.pri, whole genome shotgun sequence genome:
actgggggggggggaacggcacaggtcactgggggggggaaacggcacaggtcactgggggggggggaacggcacaggtcactgggggggggggggaacggcacaggtcactgggggggaaacggcacaggtcactggggggggggaaacggcacaggtcactgggggggggggaaaacggcacaggtcactggggggggggggggggggaacggcacaggtcactggcgggggggaaacggcacaggtcactgggggggggaaacggcacaggtcactgggggggggggaaacggcacaggtcactgggggggggaaacggcacaggtcactgggggggggaaacggcacaggtcactgggggggggggaaacggcacaggtcactgggggggggaaacggcacaggtcactggggggggggaaacggcacaggtcactgggggggggaaaaggcacaggtcactgggggggggaaacggcacaggtcactgggggggggaaaacggcacaggtcactgggggggggaaacggcacaggtcactgggggggaaacggcacaggtcactgggggggggggaaacggcacaggtcactggggggggaaacggcacaggtcactgggggggggaaacggcacaggtcactggagggggggaaacggcacaggtcactgggggggaaacggcacaggtcactgggggggggggggaacggcacaggtcactgggggggggggggggggaacggcacaggtcactggggggggggaaacggcacaggtcactggaggggggaaacggcacaggtcactgggggggaaacggcacaggtcactgggggggggggggaacggcacaggtcactgggggggggggaacggcacaggtcactggggggggggggaacggcacaggtcactggggggggggggaaacggcacaggtcactgggggggggggaaacggcacaggtcactggggggggggaaacggcacaggtcactggggggggggaaacggcacaggtcactggggggggggggaaacggcacaggtcactggggggggggaaacggcacaggtcactggggggggggaaacggcacaggtcactggggggggggaaacggcacaggtcactggggggggggaaacggcacaggtcactggggggggggaaacggcacaggtcactgggggggagggaaacggcacaggtcactggggggggggaaacggcacaggtcactggggggggggaaacggcacaggtcactgggggggggggggaaacggcacaggtcactgggggggggggaacggcacaggtcactggggggggggaaactgcacaggtcactgggggggggggaaacggcacaggtcactgggggggaaacggcacaggtcactgggggggggaaacggcacaggtcactgggggggggaaacggcacaggtcactgggggggggaaacggcacaggtcactgggggggggaaacggcacaggtcactgggggggggggggaacggcacaggtcactgggggggggaaacggcacaggtcactgggggggggggggaacggcacaggtcactggggggggggaaacggcacaggtcactgggggggggaaacggcacaggtcactgggggggggggaaacggcacaggtcactggggggggaaacggcacaggtcactggggggggggaaacggcacaggtcactgggggggggaaacggcacaggtcacggggggggggggaaacggcacaggtcacgggggggggaaacggcacaggtcactggggggggggaaacggcacaggtcactggggggggaaacggcacaggtcactggggggggggaacggcacaggtcactggaggggggaaacggcacaggtcactgggggggggggaaacggcacaggtcactggggggggggaaacggcacaggtcactgggggggggaaacggcacaggtcactgggggggggaaacggcacaggtcactggggggggggggggaacggcacaggtcactgggggggaaacggcacaggtcactggggggggggggaagcggcacaggtcactgggggggggaaacggcacaggtcactggggggggggaacggcacaggtcactggggggggggagaaacggcacaggtcactgggggggggggaacggcacaggtcactggaggggggaacggcacaggtcactgggggggggaaacggcacaggtcactgggggggggaaacggcacaggtcactgggggggggaacggcacaggtcactggggggggggggggaaacggcacaggtcactgggggggggaaacggcacaggtcactgggggggggaaacggcacaggtcaccggggggggggggaaacggcacaggtcactgggggggggggaaacagcacaggtcactgggggggggaacggcacaggtcactggggggggggggggaagcggcacaggtcactgggggggggaaacggcacaggtcactgggggggggaacggcacaggtcactgggggggggggggaaacggcacaggtcactgggggggggaaacggcacaggtcactggggggggggaaacggcacaggtcactggggggggggggaaacggcacaggtcactggggggggaacggcacaggtcactgggggggggggaagcggcacaggtcactggggggggaacggcacaggtcactgggggggggaaacggcacaggtcactggggggggggggaaacggcacaggtcactggggggggggaaacggcacaggtcactgaGGGGGggaacggcacaggtcactggaggggggaaacggcacaggtcactggggggggggggaaacggcacaggtcactggggggggggaaacagcacaggtcactggggggggggggaacggcacaggtcactggggggggaaacggcacaggtcactgggggggggaagcggcacaggtcactgggggggggaaacggcacaggtcactggggggggggaaacggcacaggtcactggggggggggaaacggcacaggtcactggggggggaaacggcacaggtcactggggggggaaacggcacaggtcactgggggggggaaacagcacaggtcactgggggggggaaacagcacaggtcactgggggggaaacagcacaggtcactggggggggggacagcacaggtcactggggggggaaacagcacaggtcactggggggggaaACAGCACAGGTCACTGGGGAGGGGAAacagcacaggtcactggggggggggggggaacagcacaggtcactggggggggaaacagcacaggtcactggggggggaaacagcacaggtcactggggggggaaacagcacaggtcactgggggggggaaacggcacaggtcactggggtgggaaacggcacaggtcactgggggggggggaaacagcacaggtcactggggggggggaaacagcacaggtcactggggggggaaacagcacaggtcactggggggggaaacagcacaggtcactggggggggaaacagcacaggtcactgggggggggggaaacggcacaggtcactggggtgggaaacggcacaggtcactggggggggggaaacagcacaggtcactgggggggggaaacagcacaggtcactggggggggaaACAGCACAAgtcactggggggggggaaacagcacaagtcactggggggggggggaaacagcacaggtcactgggggggggaaacggcacaggtcactgggggggggaaacggcacaggtcactgggggggggaaacggcacaggtcactggggggggggaaacggcacaggtcactggggggaaacggcacaggtcactggggggggaaacggcacaggtcactgggggggggaaacagcacaggtcactggggggaaacggcacaggtcactggggggggaaacggcacaggtcactggggggggggaaacagcacaggtcactgggggggggaaacagcacaggtcactgggggggggaaacagcacaggtcactggggggggaaACAGCACaagtcactgggggggggggggaaacagcacaggtcactgggggggggggaaacagcacaggtcactgggggggggaaacagcacaggtcactggggggggggaaacagcacaagtcactgggggggggggaaaacagcacaggtcactggggggggaaacagcacaggtcactggggggggggggaaacggcacaggtcactggggggggaaatggcacaggtcactggggggaaacggcacaggtcacggggggggggaaacagcacaggtcactgggggggggaaaacagcacaggtcactggggggggggggaaacagcacaggtcactgggggggaaacagcacaggtcactgggggggggggaaacagcacaggtcactgggggggaaACAGCACAGGCAGGAGATGGCGAGTACATTGAGGACATCGGAGAGGCGACAGGAGCACATCACTATCCAGAGGCCGCCCAGCACTGACAGATGCCCCTGGTGTCCCGCTTCCCCCGTCCATCCTACACCGTGCCCTCAAGTGGCGGCCGCAGCCCCGACTCTGCCCGGCAGCTTCTCACCGTTTGTGTACAGCGGCTTCCGGAAAGGATATCCCTTAGAGAGGACGACCGCGAGAATCAGGTACTGGAATCCAGAGACACAGAAGACGGCCGTGTTCTCATCATTGGGCAGGTGCTGCGGCACGGTGCTTGTGATATTGACCGGAACAAACCTGCAGACAGAAACAACCACCCCACCAATAACATcggaaaagagtttgtatgttctccacgtgtttgcgtgggtttcctccgggttctccggtttcctcccactttccaaagacatactgatagggaatgtagattgtgagccccatcggggacagcgacgatgatgtgtgcaacctgtaaagcgctgcagaattaatggcgctatataagtgagtaaaagaaATAAATGACTGATGAGAAGAAAGGAGAGGAGCGGAATAGTGATCTGCATTCTGGgaaacggccactagatggcaggagAGGAGATGAATCAGAGACCAAGACCAGTAAACACCAGGGCTAAGGGGCGACAcggaaatataataataatttttatttatatagcaccaacaaattccgcagcactttacaataagcggggacatgtacagacaatatacAGAAAGCAGAAGACTGGGGGTGCGGTATAACGGGTGTGTCAGGTTGTGGGGTGCGGGGCGATGCGGTATTACATCTGTACATGTCAGGTTATAGGGTGCGGATGATGCGGTATTACACGTGTCAGGTTATGGGGTGCGGATGATGCGGTATTACACAGGTGTCAGGTTATGGGGTGCGGGTGATGCGGTATTACACACGTGTCAGGTTATGGGGTGCGGGCGATGCGGTATTACACGTGTCAGGTTATGGGGTGCGGATGATGCGGTATTACACAGGTGTCAGGTTATGGGGTGCGGGCGATGCGGTATTACACAGGTGTCAGGTTATGGGGTGCGGGTGATGCGGTATTACACGTGTCAGGTTATGGGGTACGGGTGATGCGGTATTACACGTGTCAGGTTATGGGGTGCGGATGATGCGGTATTACACAGGTGTCAGGTTATGGGGTGCGGGCGATGCGGTATTACACAGGTGTCAGGTTATGGGGTGCGGGTGATGCGGTATTACACAGGTGTCAGGTTATGGGGTACGGGTGATGCGGTATTACACAGGTGTCAGGTTATGGGGTGCAGGTGATGCGGTATTACACGTGTCAGGTTATGGGGTACGGGTGATGCGGTATTACACGTGTCAGGTTATGGGGTGCGGGTGATGCGGTATTACACAGGTGTCAGGTTATGGGGTGCGGGTGATGCGGTATTACACGTGTCAGGTTATGGGGTGCGGGTGATGCGGTATTACACAGGTGTCAGGTTATGGGGTGCGGGTGATGCGGTATTACACGTGTCAGGTTATGGGGTGCGGGTGATGCGGTATTACACGTGTCAGGTTATGGGGTGCGGGTGATGCGGTATTACACAGGTGTCAGGTTATGGGGTGCGGGGGATGCGGTATTACACAGGTGTCAGGTTATGGGGTGCAGGCGATACGGTATTATACAGGTGTCAGGTTATGGGGTGCGGGTGATGCGGTATTACACGTGTCAGGTTATGGGGTGCGGGTGATGCGGTATTACACAGGTGTCAGGTTATGGGGTGCGGGTGATGCGGTATTACACAGGTGTCAGGTTATGGGGTGCAGGCGATACGGTATTATACAGGTGTCAGGTTATGGGGTGCGGGTGATGCGGTATTACACGTGTCAGGTTATGGGGTGCGGGTGATGCGGTATTACACAGGTGTCAGGTTATGGGGTGCGGGTGATGCGGTATTACACACGTGTCAGGTTATGGGGTGCGGGCGATGCGGTATTATACAATGACATAGGCGGGTTATTCCGCCCTGCGCTGTACTCACCACGTCTGGGATTGGATCAGGAAGAAGGCCAGCAGCTGGCCCAGGAGGATCATGCTGGTCTGTGCGATCAGGCTTCCTAGTACCGGGATACTGATCAATGTGCCCAGCGGCCGCCTCACCCCCAGCACACTGGCCGGCCCCGTCCTGCCCATTAGCACCGCCACGGTGGTGGTGATCACCAGGTCAAACAGGAGGAACTGGAGGTCGCCCAGGTTGGTGTCCACCTGTAAAACCGATAATATCAGAAGAACCGTAATGCTGCACGGCTGGGGGGGGGGGATAGATCGGCTGCAGCCCCCGACCCCAATACATGGAGGGCAGACCCCCGTCACTCACCGTATACAGGATGAGCACGCTGATGAACTGGGTCAGGCTGTACAAGGCCATGTACTTGAACATCTCGAAGGAGGTCTCCAGCGAGCAGCGGCCCTCCCTGCAAGACACGCGGCACCGAGGAAGAAAGAACAGAGGACAGGTAATGAGGGCCGAGACCACCACAGCCGAGACAGCAGAAGCTTCCGGATCAGCGCACCGCAGCTTCAGCTACTTGTGGTTTATAGTCAGTGTGCTGGTAACAGAAGTCAGTATAAAGCATGGGGGAGGCTGAGCGCAGCCATCACGCTCACCGTGCCAGGCGTTGTACACCCTCCGCCGGTCACCGGCACGGACCAGACTGAACCAATCATGTGTCAGCCCGGTCACTACCGAGAACCGGGTGAATATTAATGAGCGACACTAATGGCCGCCTACCGGATGACGATGGGGACACACTCGATGTTCCCGACTCTGGATGTAAACGGGGACGCGACTGAAGCTTCGGCGTCGGACAGCGAGATTCCCACATCGGCCGCCTTCAGGGCTCCGCAGTCATTGGCTCCGTCACCGCACATCCCGACACAGTAGCTGCACGACACCGGAGGGAATGGTCAGACCTGCAGAGGACGGCGCACCCCCACCCACGGTACACGCCACGCTGGGCCTGTCCTTATACAAAGATTGGGGCCACGGAACCATGGAGAGCACTGGACCCAGCGTGTCCCATAGAGGAGCCGCCCCACCGCCCTGGTCATGTCCTGGGGCAGAGAAGCCATCACCGGAGGGAATGGTCACAGACCTGCAGAGGACGGCGCTCCCCCACCCACGGTACACGCCACGCTGGGCCTGTCCTTATACAAAGATTGGGGCCACGGAACCACAcggatcactgcaataataatggcCGGTGTGTCCCCTGGGGCAGAGAAGCCATCACCGGAGGGATAACTCACGTACTTGAGATCCTGGAAATCGCGCACCAGCTGCGTCTTCTGCTCCGGCGACATCCGGGCGAAAACTGCGGCATGAATAAGAATCTGCGGATGGAGACGACAACGCAATGAAGCTCGACGCCACAGTCCGAGGCCTCATCCCTCACATCGGACGCTGCAGACTGCGCAGGGCGCCCAGAAGGATAGagactgcagctttggatgtgactggagaagaTGAAGGATCTGTATCCGCTGTCCCAGCGTCTTACCTTGGGCTTGAGCTCGGGGAAGAAGTCCGACAACACTGCAAATGATTTCCCGTTCATTGCGAAGCAGTATGGCTGCCTCTCCAGGAACAGCCGCCCCTGCTGGTACAGTCCCTGCAGGAGGAGACGTGGTGGTGAGCGCAGATAGCGGACCCCCAGACAGACCACATTGTGGTGAGCCGGCGTCCGCCCACTTCCCTCTCTGGTGCATCTCGTAGATATTACGGTGTTACTCCGGCAGCATTGGACGGTGAGCGACGCCGATGTCTGCACACGCCGGCCACATATCGTGCACCCCCGATGCAGCAATGTGGGGCGACAACTCACCTCTCTGTTCTCCTCCGACATCGTCGGCTCTGACGGAATGAACTTCAGCGTGGCCGAGCTGCTGTACGTCGGCGGAGACGCGTTCACAAAGAAAACCTTCTCTGCCGGCTCCACCAGCTGACAGCTCCGGGCGACGTTCACAGCCGTCAGCATGTTGTCCCCTGCAGAGCGAGGAGCGTCAGTGTCACGGCCGGCGTAGCCACGGTCCTGCGGCCAGCGAGCCACTCACCCGTCACCATCACGGTCCGTATTTCCGCATTCCTTAGCGAGTAGATGACGGGGGCCGTCTCCGGTTTAAGGACATTTTTCATCACCAGGAATCCCGAAAAAATGAGATCACGTTCCGCCAAATCTCTGCAAGATATGAAAGGACGGAAGAAATTGGAATCATCTCGGACACAAAGCGGGGGGCAGTGCCGCAGACAGAGGGGGCCGATCCGATTCCCGAGACACAAACCTGGTGATGGACTGCGCCTCCTCGAACGTTCGCACCGTCTGCAGCGGTTTATGAGCGAAGCCCAGGACCCGGTAGCCGTCCTGCGTGTACTGGCGAAGCATGGCTGTGAAGTCGGGCGGCACTGCGGTGAGAACAACAATTATACCACAACGGCACAGACAGCGATGGAGCAGCCCTGCTCACCACCCGCAGGGACAGTCAGCGGCCCTCACCTGTGTCCGGCCTGCACAGACTGCCCACCATCTCGGGGGCCCCCTTCATGTAGAGCTCCGGCAACGCAGCTCCCGGCACTGTGGCTATGACGCTCATTCTTTGCAAACCGGAAGAAAAGGGGAATCTCTGCAGGACGCCCACGGGCACCTGGTGCTTCTGGGGGAGAGAAAGAGGAGGATGAAACCAAATCCCCTCCTGCGAGACACATGAGATGGCGGCACTTCTGCGGAGCATCGCCGTCATACCGCAACACAGGACGAGGAGGGGACAGGACGGAGTGCAAAGTATTTACCGGGCCAAGAGGCTGCTCCTCCAGACTTGGGGGCTTCATAACCGACAGAACTTTAGTCCCAAAAATCTCGATTGTTTGTGGATCCGCATCTCCGTcttccagggtctgcaggagatagAAGCCATCAAAAGGAGTGAAAAGTTGTGTGCAAATCCTTGTATGAGAAGAGTTCTGCGATTTACAGACTCACTAAATGTAATTCcattcattgacagcaagcagaaacATGGAGGAAGTCGCAGAACTGTTCATTATAGGAGAACCGAGCTTTGGGCATCGGCCCGTTATAATGAGAAGTTTCAGGGGTCACACACGCGGGACCCCGGATCCTCACCCAGCCTGTAGACTCCACCATCTTCAGATCCATCAGGTCACCAATAGGCTGCCCGCCGAGGAGAGTGACGGCGTGACAGGAGGCCAGAGAATACAACAAGTGACCATCGGGGAGGGAACGCGCGTCGTGGACGATCGGCAGGAAGCTGATGTTCTCCAGGGGGACGACACCCCAAACATCCAGGCCTTCCTCAGTGAGGGTCCCGGTCTGTGGGCAGCCAAAAGGGTGAGAATTTATACTGACCCCCTGACAACTCCGCTCATAAATCcgaactgacaaaaaaaaaaaaaagcgtaccTTATCAAAGCAGACCATCTTGATCTTGCCGCTGACGTTGATGCGTGGGGGGCTGATGCAGAATATGCCCTTCTTCTTCAGCCGGCTCTGGGCGTAAATCGTTCCTACTGTCATGGCGGCCGGAAGAGCAGGTGGCACAATGATCGTGATGACATCCAGGGCTTTTATAATGATCTCAGAGACGGCAGCCTGCCCAGGAGACAGGGAGGGGATCAGCGTCACGTGCCAGGGGCACCGGCGGGCGGCACAGGACACCTACCTTATACAAGAGGTGGAGGATGATGCTGTAGATGGTGCCAATGATGGCTGCAAAAAAAGCGGGAGAAAGTGATCAGATCTGGAACCAGACACCCAGGACAGAGAGTAACGGATGTATTCTACCCCACGGCTGCTAATCAAAGGGGGGTGCAGGGACCGGCACCACGGCTGCTAATCAAAGGGGGGTGCAGGGACCGGCACCATAGCTGCTAATCAAAGGGGGGTGCAGGGACCGGCACCACGGCTGCTAATCAACAGGGGGTGCAGGGACCGGCACCACGGCTGCTAATCAAAGGGGGGGTGCAGGGACCGGCACCACGGCTGCTAATCAACGGGGGGTGCAGGGACCGGCACCACGGCTGCTAATCAAAGGGGGGGTGCAGGGACCGGCACCACGGCTGCTAATCAAAGGGGGGTGCAGGGACCGGCACCACGGCTGCTAATCAACAGGGGGTGCAGGGACCGGCACCACGGCTGCTAATCAAAGGGGGGTGCAGGGACCGGCACCACGGCTGCTAATCAAAGGGGGGTGCAGGGACCGGCAGCATATTTAGTGCTGAACCCTCACCGAATACGGCCAAGACAAGGACAAACCAGAGGGAGTCCCGGTAGAACTTGAAGCGGATGGgtttggggtgcaggatggagctgaTGAGATTTCCCTTCACACTGCAAAAGcctaaaaggaaaaaagaaaaacaacaaaagaTTTACAAGTCTGAAAACATGTAAAGTGGATGTAACAGAACGTCCATCTCTGGACAcaggagcgcagctctggaggagcgcagctctggaggatcaCACGGGTGTAACGATTCCCGGCTGTAGTCTCCTGCCGTCTGACCCATAACAATAATTCCCTTTTTCCTCCATCACTGATGGCGGGTCCTCATGTCATACCCGTCTTTACGACAACGGCGGTGACTTCCTTGTCCACGTAGCTCTTGGCCTGGAGGATTTGGGTTCCACAGAATAAAGTATGGCGGCGATGGGCGTCCGAGGAGTAAGGTGTATCCGCTGTAGAGGGGCCGTCAGGTAAGGGGGTCTTCATTTCGGGCACACtttcacctttaaaaaaaaaaataaatatcaaaaGGGAGCATtgtatgcagtataatgaagtCTTGTGACGGCGGGGGATAGACGGCGGCCACTCACCGGTCAGCATGCTCTCATTCACCATACACTCCCCGGACAGCAGGGCGGCGTCACACGGCATCAACAGCGCCCCCGGAGGAAGGAGGATGCAGTCACCGGGAACCAGATCCATGGAGTTCACCATCAGCTCTTCTGAGAAC
Encoded here:
- the ATP13A2 gene encoding polyamine-transporting ATPase 13A2 isoform X3, whose protein sequence is MEGSADSSELLGSRQSSGYGTVPVWTPKPRMELCGYCRVRWRTVVCYVLCVLALGLPLILFHWKPRLLVLATRRRCSLAEADTLVVKDVFGQICIVEVREERGVDPSLQVDNAGQLGSAAGGSVALAVGEEEDFKDTIQLHHKEEANILRYFVFEGMRYIWRPAAMAFIKVSSLDEGLTCGEVHKYKSGLSQSDRDNRKLIYGPNEIDVPVKSYGQLLVDEVLNPFYIFQVFSVVLWLCEGYYYYAGCIIVISVISITISLYETRKQSVTLHNMVKLAVSVTVRRATGEELMVNSMDLVPGDCILLPPGALLMPCDAALLSGECMVNESMLTGESVPEMKTPLPDGPSTADTPYSSDAHRRHTLFCGTQILQAKSYVDKEVTAVVVKTGFCSVKGNLISSILHPKPIRFKFYRDSLWFVLVLAVFAIIGTIYSIILHLLYKAAVSEIIIKALDVITIIVPPALPAAMTVGTIYAQSRLKKKGIFCISPPRINVSGKIKMVCFDKTGTLTEEGLDVWGVVPLENISFLPIVHDARSLPDGHLLYSLASCHAVTLLGGQPIGDLMDLKMVESTGWTLEDGDADPQTIEIFGTKVLSVMKPPSLEEQPLGPKHQVPVGVLQRFPFSSGLQRMSVIATVPGAALPELYMKGAPEMVGSLCRPDTVPPDFTAMLRQYTQDGYRVLGFAHKPLQTVRTFEEAQSITRDLAERDLIFSGFLVMKNVLKPETAPVIYSLRNAEIRTVMVTGDNMLTAVNVARSCQLVEPAEKVFFVNASPPTYSSSATLKFIPSEPTMSEENREGLYQQGRLFLERQPYCFAMNGKSFAVLSDFFPELKPKILIHAAVFARMSPEQKTQLVRDFQDLNYCVGMCGDGANDCGALKAADVGISLSDAEASVASPFTSRVGNIECVPIVIREGRCSLETSFEMFKYMALYSLTQFISVLILYTVDTNLGDLQFLLFDLVITTTVAVLMGRTGPASVLGVRRPLGTLISIPVLGSLIAQTSMILLGQLLAFFLIQSQTWFVPVNITSTVPQHLPNDENTAVFCVSGFQYLILAVVLSKGYPFRKPLYTNVLFLAALLVLLAMMLWITLFPLKFMVSLLDLQVISDFSFKFVLIGIAAVNFIAAFIVEMALDHGYLSCLRKVRKKKEPKKVYKKLEQQLRGQHNWPPIDQTLHPSHSKHPR
- the ATP13A2 gene encoding polyamine-transporting ATPase 13A2 isoform X1, whose amino-acid sequence is MAAETGESGENHPQCTGGDSSELLGSRQSSGYGTVPVWTPKPRMELCGYCRVRWRTVVCYVLCVLALGLPLILFHWKPRLLVLATRRRCSLAEADTLVVKDVFGQICIVEVREERGVDPSLQVDNAGQLGSAAGGSVALAVGEEEDFKDTIQLHHKEEANILRYFVFEGMRYIWRPAAMAFIKVSSLDEGLTCGEVHKYKSGLSQSDRDNRKLIYGPNEIDVPVKSYGQLLVDEVLNPFYIFQVFSVVLWLCEGYYYYAGCIIVISVISITISLYETRKQSVTLHNMVKLAVSVTVRRATGEELMVNSMDLVPGDCILLPPGALLMPCDAALLSGECMVNESMLTGESVPEMKTPLPDGPSTADTPYSSDAHRRHTLFCGTQILQAKSYVDKEVTAVVVKTGFCSVKGNLISSILHPKPIRFKFYRDSLWFVLVLAVFAIIGTIYSIILHLLYKAAVSEIIIKALDVITIIVPPALPAAMTVGTIYAQSRLKKKGIFCISPPRINVSGKIKMVCFDKTGTLTEEGLDVWGVVPLENISFLPIVHDARSLPDGHLLYSLASCHAVTLLGGQPIGDLMDLKMVESTGWTLEDGDADPQTIEIFGTKVLSVMKPPSLEEQPLGPKHQVPVGVLQRFPFSSGLQRMSVIATVPGAALPELYMKGAPEMVGSLCRPDTVPPDFTAMLRQYTQDGYRVLGFAHKPLQTVRTFEEAQSITRDLAERDLIFSGFLVMKNVLKPETAPVIYSLRNAEIRTVMVTGDNMLTAVNVARSCQLVEPAEKVFFVNASPPTYSSSATLKFIPSEPTMSEENREGLYQQGRLFLERQPYCFAMNGKSFAVLSDFFPELKPKILIHAAVFARMSPEQKTQLVRDFQDLNYCVGMCGDGANDCGALKAADVGISLSDAEASVASPFTSRVGNIECVPIVIREGRCSLETSFEMFKYMALYSLTQFISVLILYTVDTNLGDLQFLLFDLVITTTVAVLMGRTGPASVLGVRRPLGTLISIPVLGSLIAQTSMILLGQLLAFFLIQSQTWFVPVNITSTVPQHLPNDENTAVFCVSGFQYLILAVVLSKGYPFRKPLYTNVLFLAALLVLLAMMLWITLFPLKFMVSLLDLQVISDFSFKFVLIGIAAVNFIAAFIVEMALDHGYLSCLRKVRKKKEPKKVYKKLEQQLRGQHNWPPIDQTLHPSHSKHPR